The Natrinema salaciae genome includes a window with the following:
- a CDS encoding winged helix-turn-helix domain-containing protein produces the protein MRRPGDWMQMPTDERILEALHSSGMILSPAVIAKNIDRSREEVTRRLTVLVEYGFVTRVERGYYEIDESGVQYLDGELDADDLEPLEE, from the coding sequence CGACTGGATGCAGATGCCCACCGACGAGCGAATTCTCGAGGCGCTCCATTCATCGGGCATGATCCTGTCGCCGGCCGTGATCGCGAAGAATATCGATCGCAGTCGAGAGGAAGTCACTCGGCGGCTGACCGTGCTTGTCGAGTATGGGTTCGTGACTCGAGTCGAACGAGGCTATTACGAGATCGACGAGTCCGGAGTGCAGTATCTCGACGGTGAGCTAGATGCCGACGATCTCGAGCCGCTCGAGGAGTGA
- a CDS encoding sugar O-acetyltransferase, which translates to MDSEKEKMLNGELYDADDPELVAERERARDLTRRYNRTNEQTERRALLEELLGSCGEECEIEPPFRCDYGYNIHVGENFYANFDCVILDVCRVDIGQNCQIAPGVHIYTATHPLDATERIEGPEYGKPVTVGDNVWIGGQAILNPGVTVGDNSVVASGAVVTTDVPEKVVVQGNPATVVKELD; encoded by the coding sequence ATGGATAGTGAAAAAGAGAAGATGCTGAACGGGGAACTGTACGACGCCGACGACCCCGAGCTCGTGGCCGAACGGGAACGCGCACGTGACCTCACGAGACGCTATAATCGCACGAACGAGCAAACCGAACGACGAGCACTGTTAGAGGAACTCCTCGGCTCTTGCGGCGAGGAATGCGAGATCGAACCGCCGTTTCGCTGTGACTACGGGTACAATATCCACGTCGGTGAGAACTTCTACGCGAACTTTGATTGCGTTATCTTGGACGTGTGTCGGGTGGACATCGGGCAGAACTGTCAAATCGCACCGGGCGTCCATATTTATACAGCGACGCATCCGCTTGATGCGACCGAGCGAATCGAGGGGCCAGAGTACGGCAAACCGGTGACAGTCGGCGATAACGTCTGGATTGGAGGCCAAGCGATTCTCAATCCCGGCGTGACGGTTGGCGATAACTCCGTCGTTGCATCTGGGGCCGTCGTCACCACGGATGTTCCAGAAAAGGTCGTCGTCCAAGGGAATCCGGCAACAGTGGTAAAAGAACTGGATTGA
- a CDS encoding universal stress protein: protein MYTEILFPTDGSEGASVTFDHVLEIAAAHDSTVHILHVADTMKDSVVRMQGDVVDVLEQEGAQIVRDATDRARERGVDTVTEVRQGTPYSTIIDYAESRNVDLITMPTHGRRGLKRFLLGSTTERVVRRADTPVLTFKPNGESVTYPYRDVLVPTDGSDCAREALTVGVEIADTEDAALHLLSVITTSSLGVDVRSDIQLPSLEESAKTILEGASSFAEDAGVDPVSETVESGGSIHQAICAYIEAHDIDLVVVGTHGRTGFDRYLLGSVTEHLIRTSPIPVLTVRESPSEA from the coding sequence ATGTACACCGAGATCCTCTTTCCCACTGATGGCAGCGAGGGTGCGTCGGTCACGTTTGACCATGTCCTCGAGATCGCCGCCGCCCACGACTCGACAGTGCACATCCTTCACGTCGCAGACACGATGAAAGACAGCGTCGTTCGGATGCAAGGGGATGTCGTTGACGTCCTTGAGCAAGAAGGTGCCCAAATCGTTCGTGACGCCACAGACCGTGCCCGAGAACGGGGAGTGGATACGGTCACCGAGGTCCGCCAGGGGACTCCCTACAGTACGATTATCGACTATGCAGAATCGCGCAATGTTGATCTCATCACTATGCCGACTCATGGCCGCCGCGGTCTGAAGCGGTTCCTGCTCGGCAGTACGACCGAGCGTGTCGTACGACGTGCGGACACCCCTGTGTTGACATTCAAACCGAACGGCGAATCGGTCACCTATCCGTATCGCGATGTGCTGGTTCCAACTGACGGAAGTGACTGTGCACGTGAGGCGCTCACGGTCGGAGTCGAAATCGCTGATACGGAAGACGCGGCCCTCCATCTTCTGTCCGTTATCACTACGTCGAGCCTTGGCGTCGACGTCCGGAGTGATATCCAGTTACCGTCGCTCGAGGAGAGTGCCAAGACCATCCTGGAAGGCGCGTCGTCGTTCGCGGAAGACGCTGGCGTCGACCCAGTTTCCGAGACGGTTGAAAGTGGCGGGTCAATCCACCAAGCGATCTGCGCGTATATCGAAGCCCATGATATCGACCTCGTCGTCGTCGGCACACATGGCCGGACTGGCTTTGATCGATATCTCCTTGGAAGCGTCACCGAACATCTCATTCGGACCTCGCCGATTCCAGTACTGACGGTTCGAGAATCTCCATCGGAAGCATAA
- a CDS encoding amphi-Trp domain-containing protein, with amino-acid sequence MGELETEEQRSRTEIASYLREMADQLDGDGDVTLELGGTQVRLDPTEPVTFKLEGESDWSEGDTEAKQSIEFELVWWQEANTAEEGTLDVQE; translated from the coding sequence ATGGGGGAACTCGAAACTGAAGAGCAACGGTCCCGGACAGAAATCGCTAGCTATCTCCGCGAGATGGCTGACCAGTTGGATGGTGATGGTGACGTGACGCTGGAACTCGGCGGCACGCAAGTGCGGCTTGATCCGACTGAGCCGGTCACGTTCAAACTCGAGGGTGAATCAGACTGGTCCGAAGGGGACACGGAAGCAAAGCAGAGCATCGAGTTCGAACTCGTCTGGTGGCAAGAGGCGAACACCGCCGAGGAAGGGACGTTAGACGTGCAGGAGTGA
- a CDS encoding amphi-Trp domain-containing protein — protein sequence MPEEVLFKSESGQTREEIASYLHSVADKLEQDNAVTLKSGSESVTMEPPARPTFEVKAEREGPADGPGKVSIEFELEWDENGSEGADESGQLAIE from the coding sequence ATGCCCGAAGAAGTCCTGTTCAAATCAGAGAGCGGACAGACCCGAGAAGAGATCGCCTCGTATCTTCACAGTGTCGCCGACAAACTCGAGCAAGACAATGCAGTCACACTAAAATCGGGTTCCGAGTCCGTGACGATGGAACCGCCAGCCCGCCCGACGTTTGAGGTCAAAGCCGAACGCGAAGGCCCGGCGGACGGGCCCGGTAAAGTGAGTATCGAGTTCGAACTCGAATGGGACGAGAACGGCAGTGAAGGAGCCGACGAGAGCGGCCAGTTGGCAATTGAGTGA